In Lonchura striata isolate bLonStr1 chromosome 14, bLonStr1.mat, whole genome shotgun sequence, one genomic interval encodes:
- the LOC110477800 gene encoding uncharacterized protein LOC110477800, whose amino-acid sequence MMVFRQIPNLILINWMQDFDQHEKNRHCGSRQHPRPVEELSRRTSGGKYSQCHAAAGGSGTGTGACGGPARWKVLYRNQEDLTAGANPKTAPPATTVCSGPEKKWKRWG is encoded by the exons ATGATGGTGTTCAGACAAATACCCAATTTGATTCTGATAAATTGGATGCAAGACTTTGACCAGCATGAGAAGAACAG GCACTGTGGAAGCAGGCAGCATCCCAGACCTGTGGAGGAGCTCAGCAGGAGAACAAGTGGGGGAAAATATTCCCAATGTCAcgctgctgctggtggctcaG GCACAGGAACAGGGGCCTGTGGTGGTCCAGCTCGTTGGAAAGTTTTGTACAGAAACCAGGAGGATCTAACAGCTGGAGCTAATCC gaaaacagcacCACCAGCAACAACAGTTTGCTCTGGACCAGAAAAAAAGTGGAAGAGGTGGGGCTAA